One genomic segment of Sander lucioperca isolate FBNREF2018 chromosome 10, SLUC_FBN_1.2, whole genome shotgun sequence includes these proteins:
- the LOC116049769 gene encoding nectin-2-like isoform X1 produces the protein MKICRKSPVILLKLIYITLLPVLEAQEVKVLPEVTGYLGRDVTLPCQFIQAPQGSNITQVQWDLISPEGKEILIIVFNVQFGLNVPESFKGRVDIAEQSLIIRGVEMRDAGSYTCSIASFPSGSLKGTTNLVVQEQMPLSSAVVSAIVIAGLLLLVIMAAIVYLIFIRRHDRTVRHRVYIDTCGPVMDVARTSVILRDEDVVYSDVKLKPSRDATPPSNEKHTVDDDVTYSEVVVGRSHQMR, from the exons ATGAAAATTTGCAGAAAATCACCTGTCATACTGCTGAAGTTAATTTACATCACATTACTCCCAG TTCTTGAGGCCCAAGAAGTCAAAGTACTGCCTGAAGTGACGGGATACCTCGGGCGTGATGTCACCCTGCCATGCCAATTCATCCAAGCACCACAAGGCTCCAATATTACTCAGGTTCAGTGGGATCTCATATCACCAGAAGGAAAGGAAATCctcattattgtttttaatgttcAATTTGGACTTAATGTTCCTGAATCGTTTAAGGGCAGAGTGGATATTGCAGAACAATCTTTGATCATTAGAGGTGTGGAAATGAGAGATGCAGGGTCGTACACCTGCAGCATTGCATCCTTTCCCAGTGGTTCATTAAAAGGAACCACCAACCTTGTTGTTCAAG AACAGATGCCGTTATCTTCAGCTGTGGTTTCTGCTATAGTTATTGCTGGTCTGTTGCTGTTAGTGATCATGGCAGCCATAGTTTACCTCATCTTTATCAGAAG ACATGATCGTACGGTCAGGCACCGCGTCTACATTG aTACATGTGGACCAGTGATGGATGTGGCCAGGACATCTGTGATTTTAAGAGATGAG GATGTGGTCTACTCTGACGTCAAGCTTAAACCATCCAGAGATGCTACACCTCCATCCAATGAGAAACACACAGTGGATGATGATGTCACGTACTCTGAAGTCGTAGTTGGTCGTAGTCACCAAATGAGATGA
- the LOC116049769 gene encoding nectin-2-like isoform X2 codes for MKICRKSPVILLKLIYITLLPVLEAQEVKVLPEVTGYLGRDVTLPCQFIQAPQGSNITQVQWDLISPEGKEILIIVFNVQFGLNVPESFKGRVDIAEQSLIIRGVEMRDAGSYTCSIASFPSGSLKGTTNLVVQEQMPLSSAVVSAIVIAGLLLLVIMAAIVYLIFIRRHRVYIDTCGPVMDVARTSVILRDEDVVYSDVKLKPSRDATPPSNEKHTVDDDVTYSEVVVGRSHQMR; via the exons ATGAAAATTTGCAGAAAATCACCTGTCATACTGCTGAAGTTAATTTACATCACATTACTCCCAG TTCTTGAGGCCCAAGAAGTCAAAGTACTGCCTGAAGTGACGGGATACCTCGGGCGTGATGTCACCCTGCCATGCCAATTCATCCAAGCACCACAAGGCTCCAATATTACTCAGGTTCAGTGGGATCTCATATCACCAGAAGGAAAGGAAATCctcattattgtttttaatgttcAATTTGGACTTAATGTTCCTGAATCGTTTAAGGGCAGAGTGGATATTGCAGAACAATCTTTGATCATTAGAGGTGTGGAAATGAGAGATGCAGGGTCGTACACCTGCAGCATTGCATCCTTTCCCAGTGGTTCATTAAAAGGAACCACCAACCTTGTTGTTCAAG AACAGATGCCGTTATCTTCAGCTGTGGTTTCTGCTATAGTTATTGCTGGTCTGTTGCTGTTAGTGATCATGGCAGCCATAGTTTACCTCATCTTTATCAGAAG GCACCGCGTCTACATTG aTACATGTGGACCAGTGATGGATGTGGCCAGGACATCTGTGATTTTAAGAGATGAG GATGTGGTCTACTCTGACGTCAAGCTTAAACCATCCAGAGATGCTACACCTCCATCCAATGAGAAACACACAGTGGATGATGATGTCACGTACTCTGAAGTCGTAGTTGGTCGTAGTCACCAAATGAGATGA
- the LOC118496167 gene encoding carcinoembryonic antigen-related cell adhesion molecule 6-like: MSLFSMENKMLRTAACLALVFTGVCVGEGILPPGPMSGAVAGTTKFTTTLSPPGSPFLLVSWSFKEVNIITFTSTNITEPGYVNRISLDQATGGLELRNLVLEDSGEYTVTITLDGGQQKQGKTTLNVYALITGATIQTPAAILIEDKSSTNLSCEASGFISTRVWMKDGQLLQQSGRVSFSTDNRTVFVQPVHSSSHGTYQCQVSNPVSTMTAAYNLTVNFGPHNISIRGPSSAAPGQRVTLQCTADSVPTAKFSWIFNGNETHVNNSMYIIERLEAEHIGNYTCTARNMVTMLENSTVLNLRASCAAPCWSFLLMLISALTLRELM; encoded by the exons ATGTCATTATTCAGCATGGAGAACAAGATGCTCAGGACGGCTGCTTGTTTGGCACTGGTTTTTACAG gtgtgtgtgtgggtgagggAATCTTACCCCCGGGGCCCATGAGTGGAGCTGTAGCGGGCACAACGAAGTTCACCACCACCCTCAGTCCTCCTGGGAGTCCATTCCTCCTGGTCAGCTGGAGCTTCAAAGAGGTGAACATCATCACCTTCACCAGCACCAACATCACTGAGCCTGGATATGTCAACAGGATCTCTTTAGACCAAGCCACGGGGGGCCTGGAGCTCAGGAACCTGGTGCTGGAGGACAGCGGGGAGTACACAGTCACCATCACACTGGACGGAGGACAGCAGAAACAGGGCAAGACCACACTGAATGTGTATG CGCTGATAACCGGAGCCACCATCCAAACCCCCGCAGCCATCTTAATAGAAGACAAAAGCTCCACCAACCTCAGCTGCGAGGCCTCCGGGTTCATCAGCACCAGAGTTTGGATGAAGGATGGCCAGCTGCTCCAACAGAGTGGCAGAGTCAGTTTCTCAACAGACAACAGGACGGTGTTCGTGCAACCTGTTCACAGCTCCAGCCACGGCACCTACCAGTGTCAAGTCAGCAACCCAGTCAGCACCATGACCGCAGCCTATAATCTCACTGTTAACT TTGGTCCACATAACATATCAATTCGTGGACCTTCATCAGCAGCCCCTGGCCAGAGAGTGACACTGCAGTGCACAGCTGACTCTGTCCCAACAGCAAAATTCAGCTGGATATTCAACGGCAATGAGACACATGTTAATAACTCCATGTACATCATAGAGAGGTTGGAGGCAGAACACATTGGGAATTACACCTGCACTGCCAGAAATATGGTGACCATGCTGGAAAACTCCACAGTTCTGAATCTGAGAG CATCCTGCGCTGCTCCCTGCTGGTCGTTTTTACTGATGCTGATCAGTGCGCTGACTCTGAGAGAGTTAATGTAA
- the LOC118496104 gene encoding CAP-Gly domain-containing linker protein 1-like, which yields MDQGWNNRRPRCPANLHDQKKVLQKDFEDLKVAYIISQEKFSADFQVEKNKSGALQQELEQLKASHQINPSFKTELKGEKEKGDSRQKQLEKKIHSQAENVSEYLEAIKQLMVEKDALVHQMEVEIQTLKKDASEQERFFKKQEDLMSVKDALVHQMEEIQSLKKDASEREKSFVKELEDLKSVKNTLVHQMEEEIQTLKENASEKERLFKEQEDLMSVKGTVVHQMEEKIQTLKENASCSKKVLQKDFEDLKVAYIISQEKFSADFQVEKNKSGALQQELEQLKASHQINPSFKTELKGEKEKGDSRQKQLEKKIHSQAENVSEYLEAIKQLMVEKDALVHQMEVEIQTLKKDASEQERFFKKQEDLMSVKDALVHQMEEIQSLKKDASEREKSFVKELEDLKSVKNTLVHQMEEEIQTLKENASEKERLFKEQEDLMSVKGTVVHQMEEKIQTLKENASEREKFFVKELEDLKSVKDTLVRQMEEIQSLKKDASEREKSFVEELEDLKSVKDTVVHQMEEVIQSLKKDASEKEKSFVKELEDLKEEQASTKQDLINKLQTEGEISQTLRTELAKLEEEKDKTKEQKKDSPHHLLDVKLLEEIDHSEEKLEEKKKETFSLENIQTPHWF from the exons ATGGATCAGGGGTGGAACAACAGGAGGCCCAGGTGCCCTGCCAACCTACATGACCAA aagaaggtGCTTCAGAAAGACTTCGAGGACCTCAAAGTGGCTTACATTATCAGCCAAGAAAAGTTCTCAGCAGacttccaggttgaaaaaaataaaagtggagCTCTTCAGCAAGAACTTGAGCAGCTGAAAGCTTCACATCAGATCAACCCGAGCTTTAAAACTGAGCTGAAAGGTGAGAAAGAAAAGGGCGACAGCCGTCAGAAACAGCTGGAGAAAAAGATTCACTCCCAAGCTGAAAATGTTTCAGAGTACCTGGAGGCCATAAAGCAGCTGATGGTTGAAAAGGATGCTCTGGTCCATCAGATGGAGGTAGAGATTCAGACCCTGAAAAAAGACGCCTCTGAGCAAGAGAGGTTTTTCAAAAAGCAGGAGGACCTGATGTCTGTAAAGGATGCTTTGGTCCATCAGATGGAGGAGATTCAGAGCCTGAAGAAAGACGCCTCTGAGAGAGAGAAGTCGTTTGTCAAAGAGTTGGAGGACCTGAAGTCTGTGAAGAACACTCTGGTCCATCAGATGGAGGAAGAGATCCAGACCTTGAAGGAAAACGCCTCTGAGAAAGAGAGGTTGTTCAAAGAGCAGGAAGACCTGATGTCTGTGAAGGGCACTGTGGTTCATCAGATGGAGGAGAAGATTCAGACCCTGAAGGAAAACGCctcatgttca aagaaggtGCTTCAGAAAGACTTCGAGGACCTCAAAGTGGCTTACATTATCAGCCAAGAAAAGTTCTCAGCAGacttccaggttgaaaaaaataaaagtggagCTCTTCAGCAAGAACTTGAGCAGCTGAAAGCTTCACATCAGATCAACCCGAGCTTTAAAACTGAGCTGAAAGGTGAGAAAGAAAAGGGCGACAGCCGTCAGAAACAGCTGGAGAAAAAGATTCACTCCCAAGCTGAAAATGTTTCAGAGTACCTGGAGGCCATAAAGCAGCTGATGGTTGAAAAGGATGCTCTGGTCCATCAGATGGAGGTAGAGATTCAGACCCTGAAAAAAGACGCCTCTGAGCAAGAGAGGTTTTTCAAAAAGCAGGAGGACCTGATGTCTGTAAAGGATGCTTTGGTCCATCAGATGGAGGAGATTCAGAGCCTGAAGAAAGACGCCTCTGAGAGAGAGAAGTCGTTTGTCAAAGAGTTGGAGGACCTGAAGTCTGTGAAGAACACTCTGGTCCATCAGATGGAGGAAGAGATCCAGACCTTGAAGGAAAACGCCTCTGAGAAAGAGAGGTTGTTCAAAGAGCAGGAAGACCTGATGTCTGTGAAGGGCACTGTGGTTCATCAGATGGAGGAGAAGATTCAGACCCTGAAGGAAAACGCCTCTGAGAGAGAGAAGTTTTTTGTCAAAGAATTGGAGGACCTGAAGTCTGTGAAG GACACTCTGGTCCGTCAGATGGAGGAGATTCAGAGCCTGAAGAAAGACGCCTCTGAGAGAGAGAAGTCGTTTGTTGAAGAGTTGGAGGACCTGAAGTCTGTGAAGGACACTGTGGTTCATCAGATGGAGGAGGTGATTCAGAGCCTGAAGAAAGACGCCTCTGAGAAAGAGAAGTCATTTGTCAAAGAGTTGGAGGACCTGAAAGAAGAACAGGCCTCAACCAAACAGGATCTGATCAATAAGCTCCAGACTGAGGGGGAGATCAGTCAGACCCTACGAACTGAACTTGCCAAGCTGGAAGAAGAAAAGGACAAGACCAAGGAGCAGAAGAAGGACTCCCCCCATCATTTACTGGATGTTAAGCTGCTGGAAGAGATCGACCACTCTGAGGAAAAGcttgaggagaaaaaaaaagaaaccttcAGCTTGGAAAACATTCAGACACCACATTGGTTTTAA